The following are from one region of the Streptomyces rubrogriseus genome:
- a CDS encoding DUF397 domain-containing protein, with protein sequence MAESTTHQRTLMGWDKPELDLSNAQWQSSSRGLGDVQIAFVEGFIAMRNSGSPQSPSLIFTPAEWGAFVSGAREGEFDLT encoded by the coding sequence GTGGCCGAGAGCACCACCCACCAGCGCACGCTCATGGGCTGGGACAAGCCGGAGCTGGATCTCAGCAACGCGCAGTGGCAGTCCAGCAGCCGAGGCCTGGGGGATGTCCAGATCGCCTTTGTCGAGGGATTCATCGCCATGCGGAACAGCGGCAGCCCGCAGAGCCCCTCCCTGATCTTCACCCCGGCGGAATGGGGCGCGTTCGTGTCGGGAGCGCG
- a CDS encoding alpha/beta fold hydrolase has translation MQTFTAHDGTRLAFHVRGEGDPLVVLPGGPMRASSYLGDLGGLAAHRLLVLLDLRGTGGSAVPQDPATYRCDRLVADVEALREHLGLARMDLLAHSAGGSLALLYAARHPERVSRLVLVTATPWALDMPATPEDRLRAALLRADEPWFEEAIGPFRAWLAGTGEFDPVFAPFFFGRWDDTARAHDARADEESNDGAGDVFLSPDAFDPPATRAALARCLAPVLVLAGERDGGPSPELARRCADVFPRAELAVQPGAGHYPWLDDPRWFTHRIATFLGPNRSPSHLPARHFPRGLSAVEPGR, from the coding sequence ATGCAGACCTTCACCGCCCACGACGGGACCCGCCTCGCCTTCCACGTACGCGGCGAGGGGGACCCGCTGGTCGTGCTGCCGGGCGGACCCATGCGCGCGTCCAGCTACCTCGGCGACCTGGGCGGCCTCGCCGCACACCGCCTGCTGGTCCTCCTCGACCTGCGCGGCACCGGCGGCTCCGCCGTCCCTCAGGACCCTGCGACATACCGCTGCGACCGGCTCGTGGCCGACGTGGAGGCACTGCGCGAGCACCTCGGCCTCGCACGCATGGACCTCCTCGCGCACTCGGCCGGAGGCAGCCTCGCCCTGCTGTACGCCGCCCGCCACCCGGAACGGGTGTCACGGCTCGTCCTGGTCACCGCCACCCCCTGGGCCCTGGACATGCCGGCGACGCCCGAGGACCGGCTCCGGGCGGCGCTCCTGCGCGCGGACGAGCCGTGGTTCGAGGAGGCCATCGGGCCCTTCCGGGCCTGGCTCGCCGGGACCGGCGAGTTCGACCCCGTGTTCGCGCCCTTCTTCTTCGGCCGCTGGGACGACACGGCCCGCGCACACGACGCGCGCGCCGACGAGGAGAGCAACGACGGGGCGGGCGACGTCTTCCTCTCCCCGGACGCCTTCGACCCGCCCGCCACCAGGGCCGCGCTCGCCCGCTGCCTCGCCCCGGTGCTCGTCCTCGCCGGTGAGCGCGACGGCGGCCCCAGCCCGGAGCTGGCGCGCCGCTGCGCCGACGTCTTCCCGCGCGCCGAGCTCGCCGTCCAGCCCGGCGCCGGGCACTACCCGTGGCTGGACGACCCGCGCTGGTTCACCCACCGGATCGCCACCTTCCTCGGACCGAACCGATCTCCTTCGCATCTCCCCGCAAGGCACTTCCCACGTGGCCTGTCGGCGGTCGAACCCGGTCGCTAG
- a CDS encoding acyl-CoA synthetase, whose translation MTPGHGSTGSTVDGVLRRSARRTPARVAVEYRDRSWTYAELDTAVSRAASVLLGEGLSPGDRVAAYGHNSDAYLIAFLACARAGLVHVPVNQNLTGEDLAHIVGQSGSTLVLTDPGLAARLPGQARTLPLRDTDDSLLARLAAAPPYDGPEPGAEDLVQLLYTSGTTALPKGAMMTHRALVHEYLSAITALDLGAGDRPVHALPLYHSAQTHVFLLPYLAVGATNIILDAPDGDRLFDLIEAGRVDSLFAPPTVWIGLANRADFATRDLTGLRKAYYGASIMPVPVLERLRARLPHLAFYNCFGQSEIGPLATVLGPDEHEGRMDSCGRPVLFVDARVVDEDGKDVPDGTPGEVVYRSPQLCDGYWDRPEETEAAFRDGWFHSGDLAVRDADGYYTIVDRVKDVINSGGVLVASRQVEDALYTHHAVAEAAVIALPDERWIEAVTAVVVPRSEVTEDELIAHTRERLTAFKAPKRVLFVDALPRNASGKILKRELRDRFAGA comes from the coding sequence ATGACGCCCGGACACGGCAGCACCGGCAGCACTGTTGACGGGGTGCTGCGCCGCAGCGCCCGACGCACTCCGGCACGCGTCGCGGTGGAGTACCGCGACCGTTCCTGGACGTACGCGGAACTCGACACCGCGGTCTCCCGCGCGGCGAGCGTCCTGCTGGGCGAGGGACTGTCCCCGGGCGACCGGGTCGCCGCCTACGGCCACAACTCCGACGCCTACCTGATCGCGTTCCTGGCCTGCGCCCGCGCGGGCCTGGTGCACGTCCCGGTCAACCAGAACCTCACCGGCGAGGACCTCGCCCACATCGTCGGCCAGTCCGGCAGCACCCTGGTCCTCACCGACCCCGGCCTCGCCGCCCGGCTCCCCGGCCAGGCCCGCACCCTGCCGCTGCGCGACACCGACGACTCGCTCCTGGCCCGCCTCGCGGCGGCGCCCCCGTACGACGGCCCCGAGCCGGGCGCCGAGGACCTGGTGCAGCTCCTGTACACCTCGGGCACCACCGCGCTGCCCAAGGGCGCGATGATGACCCACCGGGCGCTGGTGCACGAGTACCTGAGCGCCATCACCGCGCTGGACCTCGGCGCCGGCGACCGCCCCGTGCACGCGCTCCCGCTCTACCACTCGGCCCAGACCCACGTCTTCCTGCTGCCCTACCTCGCCGTCGGCGCGACCAACATCATCCTGGACGCGCCCGACGGCGACCGGCTCTTCGACCTGATCGAAGCGGGCCGCGTGGACAGCCTGTTCGCACCGCCCACCGTGTGGATCGGCCTGGCGAACCGCGCCGACTTCGCCACCCGCGACCTGACCGGCCTGCGCAAGGCCTACTACGGCGCGTCCATCATGCCGGTGCCCGTTCTGGAACGACTGCGCGCACGCCTGCCGCACCTCGCCTTCTACAACTGCTTCGGCCAGAGCGAGATCGGCCCGCTCGCCACCGTGCTCGGCCCGGACGAGCACGAGGGCCGCATGGACTCCTGCGGCCGCCCGGTCCTCTTCGTCGACGCCCGTGTGGTCGACGAGGACGGCAAGGACGTCCCCGACGGCACGCCCGGCGAAGTCGTCTACCGCTCCCCGCAGCTGTGCGACGGCTACTGGGACCGGCCCGAGGAGACCGAGGCCGCCTTCCGCGACGGCTGGTTCCACTCCGGCGACCTCGCCGTCCGGGACGCCGACGGCTACTACACCATCGTCGACCGGGTGAAGGACGTCATCAACTCCGGTGGCGTACTGGTCGCCTCACGCCAGGTCGAGGACGCCCTCTACACGCACCACGCCGTCGCCGAGGCGGCCGTGATCGCCCTGCCCGACGAACGGTGGATCGAGGCCGTCACGGCCGTCGTCGTCCCCCGCTCGGAGGTCACCGAGGACGAGCTGATCGCCCACACCCGCGAGAGGCTCACCGCCTTCAAGGCGCCCAAACGCGTCCTGTTCGTGGACGCCCTGCCGCGCAACGCCAGCGGGAAGATCCTCAAGAGGGAACTGCGGGACCGCTTCGCCGGTGCCTGA
- a CDS encoding serine hydrolase domain-containing protein → MAGQATNGFSRRQLGAGALALGGALAVAPFAAGPAEAVSDTGRRPTLRRGSAERAGLLPGHLRRLVTDAEAFLGPSPEHPWYAGAVLLAGRGGTVALHEPIGMAVRYRAYDEATDTGVEFPPDEQIPMAGDTVFDLASISKLFTSILAVQQLERGALELAAPVASYLPDFGRAGKKDVTIRHLLTHTSGFRAWIPLYSAPTYEEKVQLVYAEAPVSAPGTAYLYSDLNMISLQLVLEEVTGRTLDVLLREEITRPLGLTRTRYNPPASWRPGIAATEDARKPWSGLDRGLVWGEVHDENAFSLGGVAGHAGVFSCAWDLAVLGRALLNGGSYGRARILRPESVELMFTDFNTDFPGDEHGLGFELYQHWYMGAMATPRTAGHTGFTGTSLVLDPTTDSFLVVLGNSVHPVRGWRSGSAPRVAAGTNLARAVPVRPAHGRTAWFSGTANSTTATLTLPALDTSAGRARLRCALWWDTEPGSDVLVLEASTDGGAEWRPVPFTTTRRGEAPRDHPAGSATGWSGRVWHRLSAALPAAHGLTLRWRYTTDRLYVGRGAYVDGLRADAAGEVLFHDARPADAARVVAEGWTASAD, encoded by the coding sequence ATGGCCGGTCAGGCGACGAACGGATTCAGTCGGCGTCAACTGGGCGCCGGCGCCCTGGCCCTGGGGGGTGCCCTGGCCGTCGCCCCGTTCGCGGCCGGGCCGGCCGAGGCCGTCTCGGACACAGGCCGCCGTCCCACCCTGCGGCGCGGTTCCGCCGAACGCGCCGGGCTCCTCCCCGGCCATCTGCGCCGGCTCGTCACCGACGCCGAGGCATTCCTCGGCCCGTCCCCCGAGCACCCGTGGTACGCGGGCGCCGTGCTGCTCGCCGGCCGGGGCGGCACGGTGGCGCTGCACGAACCGATCGGCATGGCGGTGCGCTACCGGGCCTACGACGAGGCGACGGACACCGGTGTCGAGTTCCCGCCGGACGAGCAGATCCCGATGGCCGGGGACACGGTGTTCGACCTCGCGTCGATCTCCAAGCTGTTCACCTCGATCCTCGCCGTGCAGCAGCTGGAGCGGGGCGCGCTGGAGCTGGCGGCGCCGGTCGCCTCGTACCTGCCGGACTTCGGCCGGGCGGGCAAGAAGGACGTGACGATCCGGCACCTGCTGACCCACACCTCGGGTTTCCGGGCGTGGATCCCGCTGTACAGCGCGCCCACGTACGAGGAGAAGGTGCAACTCGTCTACGCCGAGGCCCCCGTCAGCGCGCCCGGCACGGCGTACCTGTACTCGGACCTCAACATGATCTCGCTCCAGCTGGTGCTGGAGGAGGTCACGGGCCGCACACTGGACGTCCTGCTGCGCGAGGAGATCACGAGGCCGCTGGGTCTCACCCGCACCCGCTACAACCCGCCCGCCTCCTGGCGGCCCGGGATCGCGGCCACCGAGGACGCCCGCAAGCCCTGGTCCGGTCTGGACCGGGGGCTGGTGTGGGGCGAGGTGCACGACGAGAACGCCTTCAGCCTGGGCGGCGTCGCGGGACACGCGGGGGTGTTCTCCTGCGCGTGGGACCTCGCGGTCCTCGGTCGGGCCCTGCTCAACGGCGGGTCCTACGGGCGGGCGCGGATCCTGCGGCCGGAGTCCGTGGAGCTGATGTTCACGGACTTCAACACCGACTTCCCGGGCGACGAGCACGGCCTGGGCTTCGAGCTGTACCAGCACTGGTACATGGGTGCGATGGCCACGCCGCGCACGGCCGGGCACACCGGTTTCACGGGCACCTCGCTGGTGCTCGACCCGACGACCGACTCCTTCCTCGTCGTCCTCGGCAACTCCGTCCACCCGGTGCGCGGTTGGCGTTCCGGGTCGGCCCCCCGGGTGGCGGCGGGCACCAACCTGGCGCGGGCGGTACCGGTCCGTCCGGCACACGGGCGCACGGCGTGGTTCTCGGGGACGGCGAATTCCACCACGGCCACGCTCACGCTGCCCGCCCTGGACACGTCGGCCGGGCGGGCCCGACTGCGCTGCGCGCTGTGGTGGGACACCGAGCCCGGCTCGGACGTGCTGGTCCTGGAGGCCTCGACCGACGGCGGCGCGGAATGGCGGCCGGTGCCGTTCACCACCACGCGCCGCGGCGAGGCGCCCCGCGACCATCCGGCGGGCTCGGCCACCGGCTGGTCGGGACGCGTCTGGCACCGGCTGAGCGCCGCGCTCCCGGCCGCGCACGGGCTCACCCTGCGCTGGCGGTACACGACCGACCGGCTGTACGTGGGCCGCGGGGCGTACGTCGACGGCCTGCGCGCGGACGCGGCCGGCGAGGTCCTGTTCCACGACGCGCGCCCGGCGGACGCGGCACGCGTCGTGGCCGAGGGGTGGACGGCGTCGGCGGACTAG
- a CDS encoding phytoene desaturase family protein encodes MTPPPSTSRSYDAVIVGGGHNGLVAAAYLARAGRSVLVLERLDHTGGAAVSTAPFAGVDARLSRYSYLVSLLPRKIVRDLGLDFRVRARTVSSYTPVERAGRPTGLLVGGGERRTRESFARLTGSQREYAAWQRFYAMTGHVAQRVFPTLTEPLPTRDELRRRVDDETAWRALFEEPVGVAIEEHFADDLVRGVALTDALIGTFADAHDPSLAQNRCFLYHVIGGGTGAWNVPVGGMGALTDALADAARAAGAVLATGHEAVRIDADGHSAEVTFRSADGEGVAAARHVLVNASPRELAALTGDAPPAPAEGAQLKVNMLLTRLPRLRDPDTDPREAFAGTFHIAEGYEQLAAAHARAAAGELPAAPPSEIYCHSLTDPTILGPGLAAKGMHTLTLFGLHTPARLFARDNDAVREELLQSTLAQLDAHLAEPLADCLATDADGRPCIEARSPLDLERDLRLPGGNIFHRELSWPHAQEGTGHWGVETGRAGVLLCGAGAVRGGGVSGVPGHNAAMAVLEQDRA; translated from the coding sequence ATGACGCCCCCGCCCAGCACCTCCCGCAGCTACGACGCCGTCATCGTCGGCGGCGGCCACAACGGCCTGGTCGCCGCCGCCTACCTGGCCCGGGCCGGCCGCTCCGTGCTGGTCCTCGAACGGCTGGACCACACCGGCGGAGCGGCCGTGTCCACGGCGCCGTTCGCCGGGGTCGACGCACGGCTGTCGCGCTACTCGTACCTGGTCAGCCTGCTGCCCAGGAAGATCGTGCGGGATCTCGGCCTGGACTTCCGGGTGCGTGCGCGCACCGTCTCCTCGTACACGCCCGTCGAGCGCGCCGGGCGGCCCACCGGGCTCCTCGTCGGCGGGGGCGAGCGCCGCACCCGCGAGTCGTTCGCCCGGCTCACCGGCTCGCAGCGGGAGTACGCCGCCTGGCAGCGCTTCTACGCCATGACCGGCCACGTGGCCCAGCGGGTCTTCCCCACCCTCACCGAACCGCTGCCCACCCGGGACGAACTGCGCCGCCGGGTCGACGACGAGACGGCCTGGCGGGCCCTGTTCGAGGAGCCGGTCGGCGTCGCGATCGAGGAGCACTTCGCCGACGACCTGGTGCGGGGCGTGGCCCTCACCGACGCGCTGATCGGCACCTTCGCCGACGCCCACGACCCCTCCCTGGCCCAGAACCGCTGCTTCCTCTACCACGTGATCGGCGGCGGCACCGGAGCCTGGAACGTACCCGTCGGCGGCATGGGCGCGCTCACCGACGCGCTGGCCGACGCCGCCCGCGCCGCGGGTGCCGTGCTCGCCACCGGCCACGAGGCGGTCCGGATCGACGCGGACGGGCACAGCGCCGAGGTCACCTTCCGCTCGGCCGACGGCGAGGGCGTCGCCGCCGCCCGCCACGTCCTGGTGAACGCCTCGCCGCGCGAGCTGGCGGCGCTCACGGGGGACGCCCCGCCCGCACCGGCCGAGGGCGCCCAGCTCAAGGTGAACATGCTGCTGACCAGGCTGCCGCGGCTGCGCGACCCGGACACCGACCCGCGCGAGGCCTTCGCCGGGACCTTCCACATCGCCGAGGGCTACGAGCAACTGGCCGCCGCGCACGCCCGGGCGGCCGCCGGTGAACTGCCCGCCGCCCCGCCCTCGGAGATCTACTGCCACTCGCTGACCGACCCCACGATCCTCGGGCCCGGCCTGGCCGCCAAGGGCATGCACACCCTCACCCTGTTCGGCCTGCACACGCCCGCCCGCCTCTTCGCCCGGGACAACGACGCCGTACGCGAGGAACTGCTCCAGTCGACCCTCGCCCAGCTCGACGCCCACCTGGCCGAGCCCCTCGCCGACTGCCTGGCGACCGACGCCGACGGACGGCCCTGCATCGAGGCCAGATCGCCCCTCGACCTGGAACGCGACCTGCGCCTGCCCGGCGGCAACATCTTCCACCGCGAGCTGTCCTGGCCCCACGCCCAGGAGGGCACCGGCCACTGGGGCGTGGAGACCGGCCGGGCAGGCGTCCTGCTGTGCGGCGCGGGCGCCGTGCGCGGAGGAGGCGTGAGCGGGGTACCGGGGCACAACGCGGCGATGGCGGTGCTGGAACAGGACAGGGCCTAG